A region of Candidatus Eremiobacteraceae bacterium DNA encodes the following proteins:
- a CDS encoding DNA-formamidopyrimidine glycosylase family protein, producing MPELPELELVVKTMREHALGRTVQAVVLNPKRAFVIRHPLEDFARELTGRKLVAVDRRGKFVLFGFAGEALHLVIYAMLGGRFALASRAAPELPATCFTLQFDRALDFRFLDSTMGARIYLTDSPESDVPSFGELGPDALDPALTFDVFAARLKRHRGEIKNVLRNQVFVAGIGNAYSDEILFAARIRPLRRTSTLSEDERKTLYDALRSVLRDSVATVAQQYAGKHHPLHKQDRSFMKIHARSKSVCPRCGHRISSIHSGGESTYYCRECQR from the coding sequence TTGCCCGAACTGCCCGAGCTCGAGCTCGTCGTCAAGACGATGCGCGAGCACGCGCTGGGCCGGACGGTGCAAGCAGTCGTGCTCAATCCGAAGCGCGCCTTTGTCATACGGCATCCGCTCGAAGATTTCGCGCGCGAGCTGACGGGCCGCAAACTCGTGGCGGTGGATCGGCGCGGAAAATTCGTGCTCTTCGGCTTCGCCGGCGAAGCGCTTCACCTGGTCATCTACGCGATGCTCGGCGGACGGTTCGCGCTCGCATCGCGCGCCGCGCCCGAACTACCGGCCACGTGTTTCACGCTGCAGTTTGATCGAGCGCTGGATTTTCGTTTTCTTGACTCGACGATGGGCGCGCGCATCTATCTGACGGATTCGCCCGAATCTGACGTGCCGTCGTTCGGCGAGCTCGGACCCGACGCGCTCGATCCGGCGCTCACGTTCGACGTATTTGCGGCGCGGCTCAAGCGCCACCGCGGCGAGATCAAGAACGTCTTGCGCAATCAAGTGTTCGTGGCCGGCATCGGCAACGCGTACTCCGACGAGATATTGTTCGCCGCACGCATTCGCCCACTGCGCCGAACGAGCACGCTCTCGGAGGACGAACGGAAAACATTGTACGACGCGCTGCGCTCCGTGTTGCGGGATTCGGTTGCGACCGTTGCGCAGCAGTACGCCGGAAAGCATCATCCGCTGCACAAGCAGGACCGCTCGTTCATGAAGATCCATGCGCGATCGAAGTCTGTTTGTCCGCGATGCGGCCACCGCATTTCATCGATCCATAGCGGCGGTGAATCGACGTATTACTGCAGGGAGTGTCAGCGATGA
- a CDS encoding carboxypeptidase-like regulatory domain-containing protein: protein MRYALAAALALGLTSLVGCTNPNSIGVQVFGAVTVHCQKASDGSPVAGALVSVGSTAALNTDASGNVTFPQVPAGPQTFIARAPGLTGSAQLTVVENGNQNVSIDMTASQ, encoded by the coding sequence ATGCGCTATGCGCTTGCGGCCGCCCTGGCACTCGGTTTGACCAGTCTCGTGGGCTGTACGAATCCGAACTCAATCGGCGTGCAAGTCTTCGGCGCCGTCACCGTGCATTGCCAAAAAGCGTCCGACGGGAGCCCCGTCGCCGGTGCGCTCGTAAGCGTCGGCAGCACCGCCGCGCTGAACACCGATGCGAGCGGCAACGTCACGTTTCCGCAAGTGCCCGCCGGCCCGCAGACATTCATCGCCAGAGCGCCCGGCCTGACCGGATCCGCGCAGCTCACGGTCGTTGAGAACGGCAATCAGAACGTTTCGATCGACATGACCGCGTCGCAGTAG